From Vicinamibacterales bacterium:
CGGCAGTGGGGAAGCAGGGAGCGCGGAATCGGGATGAATCGCCGCGATCCTCGCCAGGCTCATCCAGCGCGCTCGTTGTCAGGACTCGCTGAGTCCCGGCGACTGCGCACGGCCTTAGTGGTGGCTCGCCTTCGGCGTCACGATCTTCAACTTCGTCCCAGGCGCGATCCGGTTGCTCGACAGGCGATTCCAGCTCTTGATCTTCGCCACGGTCGTATCGAACAGCTGGGCAATCGTGGAGAGCGTGTCGCCCTGTTTCACCTTGTAAGTGACCGCGACACTCCTGGCCGGTTGGCTGGCTGTGAGGGTGGGCGCGGGATCGGCGAGACTGCGAGACGCCACGGTTGACGGCGCGGCCCGTTCGCTGCGTGCGGAGAGGGTCGTCGCGGGCGCGCGCGGAATGATCAGCTCCTGTCCGGCGCGCAGATGCGTCTTCACCGACAGGTTGTTGGCTTCGGCGACCTCGGCTCGCGACACACCGAACCGGCGTCCCACGGTCAGCAGCGTCTCGCCGTTCTTGACCGTGTACCACTTGAACGCGCTGAAATCGGCCGGCGCTGCCTCGGCGAGCCGCGCCGCAAGCCGGTCGGCGGTGCCGACCGGCACCTTCACTTCGTAGTTCGGAGACTTCGCCGGGGTCGTCCACCGACGCAACTCGGGGTTGAGCTGCTGAATGTCGTCAACGCTCGTCCCCGTCCATTCGGCGACGCGCCGCAGGTCGATGGCCTGCGGGACGGCGACTTTCTCGTAGCCGTTGGGTTCGGCGGCGGCGATCTCGAAGCCGTACTGCGCGGGGTTCCTGCCGATGATCATCGCCGCCAGGATGAGCGGGACGTACTCACGCGTTTCCTTCGGCAGCCACTTCGGCGTCGAGGAAAGTCTCCAGAAGTCGTCCACTCCCGAACGCTTCATCGCCCGCGACACCCGGCCGGGACCGCCGTTGTACGCGGCCAGCACCATGTTCCAGTCGCCGTCGAACATCGTGCTCAGCGTCTTCAGGTAGTGAGCCGCCGCGAGGGTGGCCTTCTCGGGATCGGATCGCTCGTCGACGAACCAGTCGATTTTCAGGTCGTGTTCCTGCGCGGTGCCCTTCATGAACTGCCAGGGCCCCTTGGCGTTGGCTTTCGACAGCGCGTTGGTCTTGAACGAGCTCTCGATGATCGGGATATAGGCGAGATCGAGCGGGAGTCCCTCTGCGCGGAAAACGTTCTGGATCATCGGCAGGTACTTCGCGCCGCGTTCGAGGCTCTCCTGAATGTAGTCGCGCAGCCGCCCCTGGAAGACTTCCACGTACGACAGGACCTTCGGGTTGTCGGGAATCGGGATGTCGTGGGCGTTCTGCAGGAAATCGGCCTTCACCGCCGCCTCGGTCGCCGGGCCCGGAACCGCGACCGGGAAGGTGGTCGCGTTCTTCAGCAGCTCGTCAATGGGGGCGGCCTCGACTCTCTGCTCGACGAAGCCGTCACCCTGGGCGAGCGCGGTCACTTCGTAGGCGTTGATCCGGTCGATCAACCGATCGAAGTGTTCGCGCAGCCGCGCATCGGTGCGGGCGCCGTAGGGGGCCGCGAGCAGCACGTCAACGGCGCGATCGAAGTCCTGGCGCGCCTTCTCGAGATGCCCGGCCTTCAGTTCGTGTTCGCCGGCCTGGAAATGGTCGTCGGACGTGGCAATCAGCAGTTCGACCGGATCGATGAGCGGCTTGGGAGTGGGCAGCGGCGCAGGTGCGGCCGGCACCGCCGCTGCGGCCGGAGGGGTCGACGGGACCTGCGGGCGTGAATTGGCCCCGCACGCGCCTACCAGCAGACAGAGCCCGACTCCGAACGTCGTTCGCATCATGCGTTGAGCACTCCCGTGGGACTTCGACGGTGACCCGCTGCAAGCGTCTTGCCCTGCACAGGTCAACAGGTAGCTGGGCGGTCAGAATACCAACCGGCCGCGCGGCCGGTCAACCGTAAAACCAAGCGACTCAACAATAAGCAGAATCGTCCGCTGTCACACCTTTGGGAGGCCTTCAGCCCGATTTCCCGAGTGGCCGAGGCTCCCGGGCATCGCCACCGTGAAGGTCTTACCGGGGCCACTGCGCCTGGACGAAGACCCGATGCTGTTCGCCGAGGTCCCTCGCCGCCGGCGTAACGATTGTGCGCTCGCCGATTACAATTCTGCGCGCCTGGCGAACCGCCTGGCGCACGTCTTCCTCACAGACGAAATCAGCGGGCTTGTCCTCGATCCGCGCGTCTTTGGTCGGCTCGGTCGGCGGCTTTGTCTCCGCCGATTGAGTACTTGTTGTCGGCGCGAGCGCCGGGGCCTTATACCCCCGCGAGCCGAGAAATTCGTCGATCCGGCGTGCGAGCACGTCGGCCCCGATTCCGGCGGGCGGCGGCGGCGCCGCGGGCGGACGGGGGAGGCGCGCCCGCACGAACGCATCCACCGCGGCGGAGGCTTCTGGAGCGGCGCCCGCCGCAGTCGACACCGCAGGATTGGTTTCGTACGCCAGGCGCTTGACGTTAATCAGGTGGCGCGGCGAGATGTTGTCGGACGTGATGTTGCCGCCCCATCCGCCGCAGCCCAGGGTCATCGACGGATCCAGACCAGTGGTCAGCCCGATCGAGCCGTGCGTCGTCGGAGTGTTGACCACGATGCGGTAGGCCGGCTTCTTGAGGCCGAACTCGAGAATGATCTGATCGTTGCGGGAGTGGATCGACATGGTGTGCCCCATGCCGCCATAGCGCAGGATCTGTTTGCACCGCTCGCAGCCTTCTTTCCAATCGGCGACGGTATAGAAGGACAGGACGGGCGCGAGCTTCTCGATTGACAGGGGGTAGTCCCGTCCCACGCCGTTCAGTTCGGCAATCAGCACCCGGGTCGACGGCGGAACGCTGATCCCGGCACTTTGTGCGATGACCGTTGCCGGGCGTCCGACCAGCGCCGGATTCGGCAGACGGTTGGCGCCGAGCAGCGCCGTGGCGACCTTGTCAGCCTCGTCGGCATTGAGGAAGTACGAGCCGTTGCGGATGAACTCGCGCTTCACCTCTTCGACGATCGCTGCGTCGGCCACCACCGAATTGGGCGACGAACAGAGCACGCCGTTGTCGAACGTCTTGCCCGTGACGATGTCGCGCACGGCTTTGGGGACGTCGGCGGAGCGCTCGATATACGACGGCGCGTTGCCCGGACCGACGCCGTAGGCCGGCTTGCCGGCGGAATAGGCGGCGCGCACCAGCCCCATGCCTCCGGTGGCGAGGATGACGGCCGTTTCCCTGGCCTTCATCAATTCCTGCGTGCCCTCCAGTGTCACGGTGGTCATGCAGTTGATCGCCCCGTCGGGGGCGCCGGCGCGGCGCGCTGCCTCGCGCATGATTTCAGCGGTGCGCGCGATGCACCGGACCGCGGACGGATGGGGACTGATGACGACGGGGCAGCGCGCCTTCAGGCATATCAGGATCTTGTAGATCGCCGTCGAGGTCGGGTTGGTCGTCGGGACGATGGCGCAGACGACGCCGAAGGGATCGGCGATCTCGATGACCTTGCGATCCTCGAGCCGGGCGATGACGCCGACGGTCTTCATCGGCCGGATGAACTTGTAGATCTTCTCGGACGCGAAGAGGTTCTTCTGGACCTTGTCGGCGATGACGCCGTACCCGGTTTCCTCGTGGGCGAGGCGGGCGAGGGCTTCGGCCTGCGGCGTGACGGCGGCCGCCATCGCGTCGACGATCGCGTCGATCTGTTCCTGGGTGAACTCTGCGAGGAGCGGTGCCGCCGCGTGTGCCTGGCGCGCGAGCGACCGCGCTTCGGCTATCGAGGCGAGATCGCGATCCGTCTGGGCCATGGACTACCCGTCATCGACATTCGGCAATGAGGCCGCGGGCGGACTGGCTAGCCTTTGGCGTCTTTCGGCGGCTTCGGCAGGATCTTTTCGACTTCGCTGTGCGGGCGGGGAATGACGTGGACCGAAATTAGCTCGCCGACGCGGCGCGCCGCCGCGGCGCCGGCGTCGGTCGAGGCTTTCACCGCGCCGACGTCGCCGCGCACCAGCACGGTTACATAGCCGGCACCGATGTACTCCTTGCCGACGAGGACGACGTTCGCCGCCTTGACCATTGCGTCGGCCGCCTCGATGGAGCCGATGAGGCCCCGCGTCTCCACCATCCCGAGCGCTTCCACGTCGTGAACGCTAACATATTGCTGTACCTGCCACAACTGCTGTACCATCCGCGGCTGGTCTCAACATAGAAATGCCTATAACAGCTCGTGGGTTGCTCTCCGTAGGTCTCGTCGTCCTCGCGCTTGCCGGTTGTCACGGCAAGCAGGAGAACGAGCCGGCCGTCGCCAGTCCCTCGCTGTCGTTCAGCCGCGATCGCGTTCCGATCGGCAGCGCCGTCACGCTCACCTACAAGTTCGTCGTCGCGCCGGGCGCCACGTTCGACAAGGACTACTGGGTGTTCGTGCATGTGCTCGACCCGGAAGGGGAGCAGATGTGGACCGACGACCACCTCCCGCCGACGCCGACCAGCAAGTGGCAAGCGGGCCAGACAATCGAATACAAGCGGACGATCTTCGTGCCGAACTATCCCTACATCGGCGAAGCCAACGTCCGGCTGGGCCTCTACGATCCAGGGACCGGCAAGCGGCTGGCGCTGAGTACGACGGAGGCGTCGCGCCGGGAATACCTGGTCGCCAAGGTCCAGATCCTCGCGTCTTCCGAGAACATCTTCCTGATTCCCAAGGACGGCTGGCACCCCACCGAGGTCGACGCGAAGAATCCGCAGAGCGAGTGGCAGTGGACGAAGAAGACGGCGACCATCGCGTTCAAGAACCCGAAGAAGGACGCGACGCTGTATCTGCAGTATGACGCGAGGGTCGACCTGTTCACGCCGCCGCAGCAGGTGACGCTGAAGATCGGCGATCAGGCGGTGGGGCAGTTCGCGGCCGACGCGAAAGCGCCCACCCTGGTGACGTTCCCGCTGACCGCGGCGCAGCTCGGATCGGGCGATATGGTCGAGCTGACGATCGACCTCGACAAGACGTTCCGGCCCGGCGGCCCCGATCCGCGCGAACTGGGGATCCGCGTCTTCCACACCTACGTCGAGCCGAAATAGCCGGCGCGGAGGGGCGACAAGCTGGACTGTAGTGTTTCTGGACAGTCGGCCAACCAAGTGCTAGGATCGGTCGTCCCAATGCAAGTGCTGAAGTTCGTTCGTTTCGTGGCGGCGGCATGTGCGTGCGTCCTGGCGACCGCTTCGATGGCGTCGGCGGAGATTGTCTACATGACCTCCGGCGGGACGCTCTCGGTGAAGGGACACACGGTCGACGGCGACTCGATCACGCTGTCGCTTCGCAACGGCGGCACGGTGACCTGCGACAAGGAGCTCATCGACAGGATCGTGCCCGACGAAGTGCCGCACCCGGATCCGGCGCCGCCGGCCCTGGCGCCGATCGCGCCCGCAGCCGCCGCGGCGCTGACGAAAACGACCCAGCTCCACGATACCGCCTACGCCAACCTGATCGAATCGGTCTCGGCGACCTACGGTGTCGACCCGATTCTCGTGCAGGCGCTCATCCAGGTCGAATCGAACTACAACCCGCGGTCGCGTTCTGCCAAGGGGGCGATGGGGCTGATGCAGTTGATGCCGTCGGTTGCCAGGGAATACAACGTCCGGAACGCCTACGATCCGGCGTCGAACGTCGACGCGGGCGTCCACAAGCTGAAGTCGCTGATCGAGTCGATGCGGGGAGACCTGTCGCTGGCCCTGGCGGCCTACAACGCTGGCGAAGCGGCGGTGAGCAAGTTCGGCGGTGTCCCCCCCTACCGCGAGACGCAGCACTACGTGTCGCGGATCCTGGCGCTCGTCGGCGCGCGGTAAGACACGCAACAGCCAGCCGGCCCCAGGCCAGCCGGGCCCCCGGCCAGCCCGGACCCAGCCAGAGCCCGCATAACTCCGTCTAATCCAATTAGTTGTGTAATATTGTGTGGCTGAACGCACGCGCCCGCCGCCGCCAGGCCGCCAACTGACGCGCGGACGCGGGAGTCGGGCGCGGCCACGCACCCACTGAGCGGAATAACAGATGGAGTTCAGATGCAGGCTCGGCACGCCCGGTGGCGAGATCACCGAAGGCGTCTACGTCGCGGATAGCGAGGCCCGGCTCCGCCGCGAGTTCGAGGACAAGGGTCTGTATGTCCTCGCCATCCAACAGGCGGGCCGCCGCGCGCTCGCCGGCGTTCGCCTGCCGCCGCTGCCGAGGCGCCGCAAGGTCTCGAGCCGCGAATTCCTCGTGTTCAACCAGGAACTGGCGACGCTGCTCAAGGCCGGCATGCCGCTCGTCCAGTCGCTGGACATCCTGCGGCGCCGCGTGACGAACCCGACCCTGAAGGCGGTGCTCGACGACGTGCACGAACGGGTGCGGTCTGGGAGCGCGCTTTCGGAGGCGTTCGAGGCGCACGGCGCTCTGTTCCCCGGCGTCTACACCGCGTCGCTCCTTGCGGGGGAGAAGTCGGGCAGTCTCGAGGCGGTGCTGCGCCGCTACGTCAACTACGTGAAGATCGTCTCGGGCGTGAAGCGCAAGACGGTCTCGGCGCTGGTCTACCCGGCGATCCTGGTCCTGTTGTCGCTCTGCGTCGTGACCGTCATCGTCGTCAAGGTCGTGCCGGAGTTCGGCGCGTTCTACAACCAGTTCGGCAAGGAACTGCCGCTGTCGACGCGGATCATCGTCGGCGTGTCGGAGTTCGTGACGACGTATTACTTCCTGATTTTCGCCGCGATCGCGGCCGCGGCGATCGGGGGCTACGCCTGGGTGAAACGGCCCGGCCAGCGGAGGCGACTCGATCGCCTCCTGCTCAAGCTGCCGATGATCGGCCCGATCGCGCAGAAGTTCTCGACCGCGCAGGGCTCGCGGACGCTGGCGACGCTGCTCGGCGGCGGCATTCCGCTCGTCAACGCGCTCGAGGTCACGGCGCGGTCGATGGGGAATCAGTTCATGGCCGCCGAGATGGTGACGGCCGCGCAGCAGGTGCGTGAGGGACGCTCGCTCGCCGCCGCCATGCAGGATAGCGGCATTTATCCCGACGTCGCGCTCAAGATGGTCGAGGTCGGCGAGTCAACGGGCGCGCTGCAGGAGATGCTCAACAGCCTGTCCGACTTCTACGACGAGGAGATCGACACCAACCTGGGCCGGTTCATCACGGTCGTCGAGCCGGCGCTGCTGGTGATCATGGGGATCGTCATCGCAGGGCTGCTGCTGTCGCTGTATATGCCGCTCTTCAATTTGTCGTCGGCGGTCAGTGGTTAGGCGGCCGTGGGCCGTGGGCAGTAGGCAGTAGGGAGCATGGACAACAACACGACCGCGGCGGCGGACCACAACGAGCTCTATGCCGATGCGGCGGCGCCGCAGCGATCGGCGGCCGAACTGGCGGCCGAGGTCGCCGAGGCGCACCGCCTTGCGGACCGCTACCGGCTGCCGTTCCTCGACCTGGCGCACTTCAACATTGATCACGATCTGTTCCGAACGATTCCAGCCGAGCTGATGCTGCGCTACGGCTTCGTCCCCTACCGGCGCGAAGGGGGCACGCTCGCGATCGTCGTCAGCGATCCGCGGGACCTGCCGATGATCGACGAACTCGCCGTGCATCTCGGCTCGCCGATTCGCGTGCTGGTCGCCCCGCACTCCGCGATCCAGGGCATCCTCAAGAAGAGCGAGAGCTCGACGCGCGTGCTCGAGGAGGCGACCGAGAGCTTCCAGCTGCAGATCCTCCGCGAAGACGAACAGGGCGAAGAGCAGCTCACGGTCGAGAAGCTCACCGCCGACACCAGCCCGGTGATCCGGCTCGTCGACACCACCATCTACACCGCGCTCCAGCGGCGGGCGAGCGACATCCACATCGAGACCCAGGACGACGCGGTCTACGTGAAGTACCGCATCGACGGCGTGCTGCAGTCGGCGATGCGGCCGATCGACAAGCGCTTCCACAGCACGATCATCTCGCGCGTCAAGGTCATGGCGGAGCTCGACATCGCCGAAAAGCGCGTCCCGCAGGACGGCCGCTTCCGGCTCCGGCTGGGCGGCAAGACGATCGACTTCCGCGTCTCGGTGATGCCGAGCGCCCACGGCGAGGACGTGGTCATCCGCATCCTCGACAAGGAGTCGATCAGCGAGCAGTTCACCGAGCTGCGCCTCGACATCCTGGGCTTCCCGGAGGACGAGCTGCGCCGGTTCCGCAAGTACATCCGCGAGCCGTACGGGATGGTGCTGGTGACCGGACCAACCGGCTCGGGCAAGACCACGACGCTCTACGCCGCGCTTTCCGAGATCAAGACGATCGAGGACAAGATCGTCACCATCGAGGATCCGGTGGAGTACCAGCTGCGCGGCATCACCCAGATTCCGATCAACGAGAAGAAGGGCCTGACGTTCGCGCGCGGCCTGCGCTCGATCCTCCGCCACGATCCGGACAAGATCATGGTCGGCGAGATCCGCGACAACGAGACGGCGCAGATCGCCATCAATTCGGCGCTGACCGGCCATCTCGTGTTCACGACCGTGCACGCCAACAACGTCATCGACGTCCTGGGCCGCTTCCTCAACATGGGCGTCGAGGCCTACCAGTTCGTGTCGGCGCTCAACTGCGTGCTGGCGCAGCGGCTCGTGCGCAACATCTGCGTGCACTGCAAGCGCCCCGCGAAAGTCAGCCGCGCGCAGCTGCTCGAGTCGGCGCTCGACCCCGATCTGGCTGATGCCGGCCGGTTCTTCGAGGGAGCCGGCTGCATCGAATGCGGAGGCACCGGCTTC
This genomic window contains:
- a CDS encoding LysM peptidoglycan-binding domain-containing protein, with protein sequence MRTTFGVGLCLLVGACGANSRPQVPSTPPAAAAVPAAPAPLPTPKPLIDPVELLIATSDDHFQAGEHELKAGHLEKARQDFDRAVDVLLAAPYGARTDARLREHFDRLIDRINAYEVTALAQGDGFVEQRVEAAPIDELLKNATTFPVAVPGPATEAAVKADFLQNAHDIPIPDNPKVLSYVEVFQGRLRDYIQESLERGAKYLPMIQNVFRAEGLPLDLAYIPIIESSFKTNALSKANAKGPWQFMKGTAQEHDLKIDWFVDERSDPEKATLAAAHYLKTLSTMFDGDWNMVLAAYNGGPGRVSRAMKRSGVDDFWRLSSTPKWLPKETREYVPLILAAMIIGRNPAQYGFEIAAAEPNGYEKVAVPQAIDLRRVAEWTGTSVDDIQQLNPELRRWTTPAKSPNYEVKVPVGTADRLAARLAEAAPADFSAFKWYTVKNGETLLTVGRRFGVSRAEVAEANNLSVKTHLRAGQELIIPRAPATTLSARSERAAPSTVASRSLADPAPTLTASQPARSVAVTYKVKQGDTLSTIAQLFDTTVAKIKSWNRLSSNRIAPGTKLKIVTPKASHH
- a CDS encoding aldehyde dehydrogenase family protein, with translation MAQTDRDLASIAEARSLARQAHAAAPLLAEFTQEQIDAIVDAMAAAVTPQAEALARLAHEETGYGVIADKVQKNLFASEKIYKFIRPMKTVGVIARLEDRKVIEIADPFGVVCAIVPTTNPTSTAIYKILICLKARCPVVISPHPSAVRCIARTAEIMREAARRAGAPDGAINCMTTVTLEGTQELMKARETAVILATGGMGLVRAAYSAGKPAYGVGPGNAPSYIERSADVPKAVRDIVTGKTFDNGVLCSSPNSVVADAAIVEEVKREFIRNGSYFLNADEADKVATALLGANRLPNPALVGRPATVIAQSAGISVPPSTRVLIAELNGVGRDYPLSIEKLAPVLSFYTVADWKEGCERCKQILRYGGMGHTMSIHSRNDQIILEFGLKKPAYRIVVNTPTTHGSIGLTTGLDPSMTLGCGGWGGNITSDNISPRHLINVKRLAYETNPAVSTAAGAAPEASAAVDAFVRARLPRPPAAPPPPAGIGADVLARRIDEFLGSRGYKAPALAPTTSTQSAETKPPTEPTKDARIEDKPADFVCEEDVRQAVRQARRIVIGERTIVTPAARDLGEQHRVFVQAQWPR
- a CDS encoding BMC domain-containing protein; amino-acid sequence: MVETRGLIGSIEAADAMVKAANVVLVGKEYIGAGYVTVLVRGDVGAVKASTDAGAAAARRVGELISVHVIPRPHSEVEKILPKPPKDAKG
- a CDS encoding lytic transglycosylase domain-containing protein, whose protein sequence is MQVLKFVRFVAAACACVLATASMASAEIVYMTSGGTLSVKGHTVDGDSITLSLRNGGTVTCDKELIDRIVPDEVPHPDPAPPALAPIAPAAAAALTKTTQLHDTAYANLIESVSATYGVDPILVQALIQVESNYNPRSRSAKGAMGLMQLMPSVAREYNVRNAYDPASNVDAGVHKLKSLIESMRGDLSLALAAYNAGEAAVSKFGGVPPYRETQHYVSRILALVGAR
- a CDS encoding type II secretion system F family protein; this encodes MEFRCRLGTPGGEITEGVYVADSEARLRREFEDKGLYVLAIQQAGRRALAGVRLPPLPRRRKVSSREFLVFNQELATLLKAGMPLVQSLDILRRRVTNPTLKAVLDDVHERVRSGSALSEAFEAHGALFPGVYTASLLAGEKSGSLEAVLRRYVNYVKIVSGVKRKTVSALVYPAILVLLSLCVVTVIVVKVVPEFGAFYNQFGKELPLSTRIIVGVSEFVTTYYFLIFAAIAAAAIGGYAWVKRPGQRRRLDRLLLKLPMIGPIAQKFSTAQGSRTLATLLGGGIPLVNALEVTARSMGNQFMAAEMVTAAQQVREGRSLAAAMQDSGIYPDVALKMVEVGESTGALQEMLNSLSDFYDEEIDTNLGRFITVVEPALLVIMGIVIAGLLLSLYMPLFNLSSAVSG
- a CDS encoding GspE/PulE family protein, whose product is MDNNTTAAADHNELYADAAAPQRSAAELAAEVAEAHRLADRYRLPFLDLAHFNIDHDLFRTIPAELMLRYGFVPYRREGGTLAIVVSDPRDLPMIDELAVHLGSPIRVLVAPHSAIQGILKKSESSTRVLEEATESFQLQILREDEQGEEQLTVEKLTADTSPVIRLVDTTIYTALQRRASDIHIETQDDAVYVKYRIDGVLQSAMRPIDKRFHSTIISRVKVMAELDIAEKRVPQDGRFRLRLGGKTIDFRVSVMPSAHGEDVVIRILDKESISEQFTELRLDILGFPEDELRRFRKYIREPYGMVLVTGPTGSGKTTTLYAALSEIKTIEDKIVTIEDPVEYQLRGITQIPINEKKGLTFARGLRSILRHDPDKIMVGEIRDNETAQIAINSALTGHLVFTTVHANNVIDVLGRFLNMGVEAYQFVSALNCVLAQRLVRNICVHCKRPAKVSRAQLLESALDPDLADAGRFFEGAGCIECGGTGFKGRTAICELLDLSDNIREIILARRPNSEIKKAARDEGMRSLRESAVEQVLAGKTTLREVNKVTFVE